The following is a genomic window from Oryzias latipes chromosome 12, ASM223467v1.
GAAAATttatgacaaattgaggagacggatagttcgaactgtatccaaagagcctagaacaacctccaaagacattaaaggtgaactcctagatcaaggtacaacagtgtcagatcgcaccattcgtccttgtttgagccagagtggacttcatgggagacgaccaaggaggacaccactgttgaaaggaaataacaaaaaagccagactggaatttgcaaaaaagcatgttgacaagccacaaagcttctgggaaaagtccttttggacagatgagacaaaactggagctttttggtatggcacatcagctctatgttcgtagactcaaaaatgaagcatacaacgaaaAAAACACTGTCCCttctgtgaaacatggaggaggctcagttctgttttggggctgctttgctgcatctggcacagggtgtcttgaagttgtgcaaggtaaaatgatatctcaagattatcaaggctttctggatagaaatgtgctgcctattgtcagaaagcttggtctcagctgcaggtcatgtgtcttccaacaggacaatgatccaaaacagccaaaaacacccaagaatggctaagagaaaagcattggactattctgaagtggccttctatgagcccagatctgaatcccattgaccatctgtggaaggagctgaaacatgccatttggagaagacacccgttaaacctgagacaactggagcagtctgctcatgaggagtggcccaaaatacctgtcgacaggtgcagaaggctcattgacaaatacagaaactgtttaattgcagtgattgcctcaaaaggttgtgcaaaaaaatattaagtaaTGGGTATCATCATTTTTAGTTTATCATTCAATCTATTGttccttttgaacatttcaagttgtggactttctttctttaactgaggggtaccaaaaattttgtccaccactgtgcGTGTGTGCTGCTCCTCGAGGATAAAAAGACTCCTTGCAGCATTTCTTTTAGTCTCATTTTTGAGCCAGTGTGGAAAGCAATGTGACTGCAGCAATGAGCAATGACTGTGCTTTGACCGACCCCAACACTGCGTGCATGTGTCCGAGTATGTGCCAGtaactcattttttatttttataaatctctGTTTTGTTTCCTAAGTAATTAAGTAACTTGGGTTTCTATAGTCCAGTAACTTTAATCTATAATTTAAACTGTAATTCCAGTAATTAAATTACAGTAAGTCTTCGTTACTTTGTAATCCGTTACCTCCCAACAATGCTCATCAGTAATCGACCCTTATATATTACACTTAGGTTTAAGGATAGCCAAAAGCATGAAAACATCCAGTACCAAATGTAACTCTTTCCAGTACTCCATTGGTTTTAACACTCACATTTCAGTGTGGCCCGCAATATCAGAAAAACTGTGAGAGTTTGCAGCAGTCACTATGACCCTAAATTAAGCCATATAGTCAATGGTGTACAATCTTTCTACCATTATTTTTGCCcaaagtcccattcacccatgcacatacacacatattcacacagtTGTGCACTGCCATAGAGCCGCCATACAACATGCTAATcagaccaccaggagcaatatTGTGTTTAacttcttgcccaaggaccccttcaaaaaaagcaagaaccaagtttgtgtgtttcagcctgcagtctGAAAGATGCAGAAACTGAGCTTCCGTCTTTCAGACTGCAGGCTGACCGCTCAACCTCTTCGCCACGGTCCCTAATCTTAACCTAAATCTAACCTAAATTTAACAGCCCCTATTAAGTTTAAGTACTGTAACATGGGCAGAAAACTTTACCTTCTCATCACAAACtgaagatgtttaaaaataaataaatttaaggCAAAATGTCTGTGAAACAACTAAGAAGAAACGGTAATGATCTTATAAATGTAATTGTATATGAGCAATCACTTAtacattgtttctgcagctttaaTCAGCTCTGTGGTGGTTTTACTCAATTATCATCAATGTCTTCTTCTAGGGTTTAAATTTCCTCATCCCCTTACTTGACCGAATTCGTTATGTCCAAAGTCTCAAAGAAATTGTGATTGATGTCCCAGAACAGTCTGCAGTGTCTTTAGGTGAGTAGCCCATTTATAATAATTAAGTTTAATTCCGGATGGGGGTTGGAATAAAactcacttttttctttcttgaacaTTCTCTGTTTTCTTGAGGAATGTACTTCTCTGTTATTTAAGAGCAATGAAGTGGATGTGAACAGATGTAATGTAAATTTTTATATCTCAATTTACATTTACAGACAATGTAACACTTCAGATCGATGGAGTTCTTTATTTAAGGATCCTGGACCCATTCAAGGTACACAGCGGAACAGTTTAGGGTTGCAACAGCTGTCTGCTTATTTTATCCTTGTTTTTATGCATTGCCAAATCTGAAAATTTCCCATCTTTTCCTCCCTCAGGCCAGCTATGGCGTTGAGGATCCAGAATATGCAGTCACACAGTTGGCTCAAACCACCATGCGTTCAGAGCTGGGCAAATTAACACTGGATAAAGTTTTTCGGGTAAAGATAAATATCTTCCCTGCCTTAGatgaaatcaaattttatttcaaacaatgtAGTGCAAAGTTTAGTACAATACAGGCAGCGGTGGCAGCAGCAAACCAGGCTGGAACAGCAGCTGACCCAGAGGAGAAGATTCCAACTGGTAACtcactggaaataaaaatgatctttaaaacaaaaaaaatattggttaaAATGATTAGTTAAACATGAACGTTTAAGGATATGAatcaaacaacaataaaaacatgtagaataaaaataataataaagagtTAAAATCCAtgttaaaaaggtgggtcttaagccttttcttaaaaatatttatggCCAAAATGCTAAAAAGATGCCTTTCCataagtttttgctttttgaaaccagtgccagaggatcttgGTTCCATGAGAGTTTTTATTTACCGGTACTGAAAGATAAAAAGGCACAAAACTTGAAATACTATTGaaattttcttaaaatcaatccgTACAATTTGCCCATGGTCCACATATGAAAACTTCATATtaaatatacgtggaaaaaagtgagaaaagttatgGTTCTCTACATGAAATTTtgacagatgtatcacaaatgaaccacgatAAAACCACAGAGGTATGAAataaccacgcaaagaacacgtaaacccgcacttcattgaatttctttattttgacattcAAATCACTGAGCGGAAATAACGCATCAGCACCATGAGCAACGCCGCCGTGGGCCCTTGCGACGCTTTCTTTTAATTGAACTTTTGGATTCTCCATGATCTCTACCAGTTCTAAGTCAAGGCTGTCTCACACTGCCGCTACGTACAATCTGTGCAatgtccatctatccatccattcatccatccatccacttccACCACTTatccgggtcgcgggggcagcagtctaagcaaagatgctcagacttcccttccacttcctccagctcctctgggggggacCCTGGGACATTCCCACGCAAGCCGGGAGAGATAGTTTCTCCAGCGTGTCCTCGATCTTCCCCATGGCCAGGGCTCGACAAAGCCATTTGCCCGCTGGCCCGGTTCTGTTTCTCGAGccgtacggaccacaagactttatttttcacttgtccgctcgggccactaaaatatctaacgggtaatatatttttcacctttttcaataaagtatattttgcgaaaacgtgtagatttacctcgtttTCATCGCTTTGAAAGTTTGACGTCCGCCATGATTGTTTTGGTCACGTGGTGCGCAAACTCCACAACAGAGATGCGTGCGCACCACCCATCTCCGGATGCGGAGAGCGAACACTGTTTACTCTCTGCATCCGTCGGAGCAACTTAATGGGGCGAAAAATAGCTTGGGAAGTTGGACAAGGAGACAACGAACGCTCAAAGATGTTTCTCAAACCTCCCCAAGATGGAGTAATGGGTGGatttagtagtatggacagcaagatatttaatgaatgcatggtagatgaaactgtatgcactaagccgggggtcggcaacccgcggctcaggagctctttagcgctgccctagtggctccctggagcattttcaaaaatgtttgaaaatgtaaaaagatgggggagagaaatatattttttgttttaatatggtttctgtaggaggaaaaacaagacaaacattattaacgttttccaatgctgtaaaaATGCATAGAAAAAACTTTGTAACGCCATGCAGGTACGTCACTTGCAGAGTGCCAAACAGGAGCCAAGCTGTCTGGAAGTTGAGCTGTCAGTCAATTGGCTGCGCTGGAGAAATGTCCGTGTCCCATACAAGGCACGTCTCCGAACAGCTTCAGAGAGGAGCAGGCAGCAAGCTTAGCTGAGAGCATTGTCTCCTTTCTGGCATTACAAGCCCCTTAATTTAAACCACGcaccacattgaacattgcacaggaGTCATGAACCACTCCCCCTCCCACACTTATGttgcaacataaagaaacaacataagaGGAAGAAtgaactaaggtggaacaacaaaactgccatatgaaaagaaacgtgggcaaacagaaacgctcatgctgagccctaattagatcaAGAGACCActtcccacaatcccctgctgctaacagacctaaaatgcacatgaccggCACtacaatattacttttttttttaaactttattctgCAAAATGaaagtacaatacaaaacacaaatttacaaattaaacttcagatatgccaggggagcattcttttgttcgaatcctcaaaataaaaatgacatcaaaaatcggatttctttattacttttctattattttatcaaagcaatgaaacataattcattgatattgtagcgacctgggggttagccccgccttcagctcctaaggctcatgggaagtgggagtTTTGGGGTAAAACCTTGAGTGAGAGTGTTGTGAATTGAAGTCACGTCCATGCTGTTTTGGTTGTTTATGTGTGCTGGAGTAAACGGGCTTGATGCTGAAAAGGAATTTCGGTGCACTTCCTGTTTCTATCCGCTTGAGACTATCCGGGGTCGTGTGGTGTAAGGTGCACGGACAGTTCTGCAATGAAGCCATTACGCTAGCAGTTTGGCTTTCTCTTCCCCGCTAAAGTGACGTCCCGGCTGGGTCGTTATACAATATTGTAATGAAATTAAACTTGCACAATAGAGCAGTAGGGTGACGCGTCGTTCcccgcagaatgcactgcagggcaaataaacatttaatcgttaataatgctcattatgtgtTTGAAGCAACTTAATAATTTTGATAGCAGGCTAATATAGCTAGTATAGATAcacattgcatgtgttgccttcattataaggcttaaatagggcttttaatattttgcggctccagacatatttgttatttgtttttttttcgtccAAATTTGGCTATTTCTACATTttaggttgccgacccctgcactaagctttaagctgaatgtcaaataATCAAAGGCAACtacaaatacctgaatctcagaatCAAATGCAGTATAATGTCAAAGTAATTAATTTtgtcaaaagtaaataaaacttcttaactattgattacgaacaaatgtgaaatagcagtgattagaagcagcatgaaaacttcttaactagtgttacctactacactgcagtgctctcttcaaaaaaatctgaaacagactagagcagatttaagtttgatatggtctattttcagtaatagaaaagtgtataaataagtgctagatgtcaccagaatgcaccaaattgcaccatattaaaattttccgggggggcatgctcTAAAGTTGCAGCGTCCATCGCTTGCGTGCCGCCTGCGGTGGCAGGTCGCAATTTGCGctgtgtcgggccagtaactttcaggcagggccagtaactttcaaaaactactggccctgtgggccagtgaaaatttctgggctatgtcaacccctgcccagggcctccgcccagtgggacattcccagaacacctccccagagaaattttcatagtcaatgggAATCAgcttaagattatttttaaaaaaaaaacaaaaaacagttttaatcacctgttttttttaagaaataaaagttaGCAAAGAATCAAAAAATAGCACCTCAGTTTCTCATCGTTGAAAAGTTTCTCAtcgttttgtctttatttttttaggaaaggGAATCTCTTAACTCCAACATGgttcactcaatcaaccaagCATCAGATGAGTGGGGAATCCGCTGCCTCCGTTATGAAATCAAGGACATACACGTCCCGCCTCGTGTTAAAGAATCTATGCAGATGCAGGTGAAATCgccttttaaaaaatctgttttatttgataTGACATAACCTCAaactatgcattttttttaaaagatggtaAAGTTCATGTTATAAAAGCTCTGGCTTTTaatctattcattttctttactgCTTAAAGGTTGAAGCTGAGCGGAAGAAGAGAGCAACTGTGCTGGAGTCTGAAGGGTCAAGGGAGGCAGCCATAAATGTGGCTGAAGGTCGAAAACGAGCGCAGATTCTGGCCTCAGAGGGAGAGAAGGCAGAGCAGATCAATAAAGCAGCTGGTAggcttgtttttaaatcagtttttttgtgttcaaagGAACAAATGCTGCTGTTTTGCCAGTcttgtttttctgctctgaaatACTTGAAAAGTTTAGATTCCATTCATCGCTGTGTGATTAATTCCTCTGTTTCCTGCAGGTGAGGCTCAAGCAGTCATAGCCAAAGCTGAGGCCAAAGCAAAAGCCATACGTATGCTCTCTGAGGCTCTGACTGAACAGGTAATTGTTAGACTAAAGGTTCCTGCAACCTTTTACCGCTACAAGAGCTATTTAAGCCAATGTCTTATAGAGCAAAATCCAACAAGAGCTGCAGAGTTAtactttacataaaaatatattgctCAAAAAAAAGGGAACACTACGAACACACATCCTATACCTGAACAAATGAAACGAATTAATTTGTTGCATAGTTATTTGTGCAgacaacacaacaacacacaaagattaattcattcattcactcagcttctaaacatgttttgtccctttctgggtcacggggctgccggagcccatcCCGGCCACTGATGGGCATAAGCAGAGGACAGGTCGtctgtctgttgcagggccacaaatcacacactgaAAAGAGACTAACAATTATTGTATATCTTCTACAGAATGGAAACGCTGCTGCATCTTTAAGTGTGGCAGAACAGTATGTGTCTGCATTTTCTAACCTCGCCAAACAGTCCAACACCATCCTACTGCCATCCAACACGGGTGACATCAGTGGAATGGTTTCTCAGGTTTGTTTTCATGCCTATTCAATATCGGTATTTGTGCAGGTTCAGACTAATTTAAAGTCACACTAACTCTTCTCAACTTGATTTACTTTCAGGCCATGACAATTTATAGCACATTGTCAAAAACAAGCCAGAAACTACCACCAAAAGAGTTGCAAGAAAAGACGGAGGAACCCCTGAACCATTTGGAATCTTCTGAGGAGCAGAGAACTCCCTGAATGAAGTTAGAATACCAAACAAAAATAGAAGGCACCTTGGGGGCATCCTtgcataaacacttttttttactaaactgaCTGGTTAGAAATGGAAAAGCCACTAACCTTATGCAGTTTTCAGTGGAGCCCAATTTATTGTGATTCTCATcgtttattttcattgttttctgatttttaaaaataaaggtcagACTTGTTTTTAGTGACTTGTGTAATTGACTGGTaggacaaatgtaaaaaaactgaGCTGGCCACAGCAACTTTCTTCATTATACTTGCAGTGTAGTAAAATCTTAGGTTgggtttgatgtgtttttcctGACAGTTTTTGAAagagtgtgtgtgcatttttggTAGACCAGGAAGCCACCTGGTTTACATAGACCTAAATGAAATTATTCATTCTTGCAAATTTTCAACACCAGTGGGACCACACACTGCTTTCTGTCATGCTAGTAAAAGCCCTAAACAATGCCTTATGTTCACATTTTGACCTATATTAAATAGGAAAAATAATTGTATGTTTTATGCAAGGTCATTTTGAAAGAGTTGGATTTGGAAGGACATCCGATTAAATCTGATTTATGTTGGGTCTaagtattttgaaatgttttcaaacacTGACAAATCACTACATCAAAATTTGCAATTGAAATCTTAAAACTTATATGTTGCAATTTGGTGCTAAGTTCCTAACTTCATGGGATAAAAGTGGTATTCTTAGATGGATTTGGATCAGTTCACCATCACAAAACATTAGCAATACTGTCATGGTGGTTTAGGGTAAAGACGAGTAATATTTGTGATGTATTTATATTGTCGGAAAACCACTTGGGTTTAGCGGAGCCATTGATGAGGATAGTAAGGAGAACgttctttattatatttttcaatAGCCGTAAATCAGCACTACAGACACAGATAGTGTAGTGACATTTACAAAAAGCGATAGCTTTCATTACATCCCCTTTTctcaacaataaaataaaggtgATTAACAATAGAATCTTTCCACGACATGTCTGGCACTCTTCAGTATGACGGAGCGTCATCGACCACCTTCCCAATCAAGAGCGGTTTGAAAAAAAGGTGTGTACTGGCCCCAAcgctttttggcattttcttcTCCTTGCTGCTGCGCTACGCATTCAGTGAGTCCGAAGATGCTCTTTGCTGATGACGTCGCCCTCGCTGATCACACGGAAGCTGCTCTTCAGCAACTTATCAATCTCTTTGCAGAGGCCTGCACAGTGTATGGCCTCACTATCAGCCTCAAAAAGACCAACATCATGGGCCAGGGAGTCAGCACCACTCCTGCACTTACCATTAGCAtgtaagttgccccacccacagcagggggcacactctggacctgctcatcacaaagggggttaatatttacaatgtcagtgtggttgatgtcgccctctctgatcatttctgtgtattctttgacctgtctgttgctcccaaaccaccgcctggccctgcagttgtccaaaggagacaaataaatgagagcactagggcacagtttgtagaaatgattaaccctgaaaacgcctctggtgccaatgttgatgaaatgctgaattctgttacttctagcatcttgaatgttctggatgccattgcccctatgaaggttaaattgagaaaacatagacagaaagctccctggaggaacgatgatctagtcagggcacagaaacaacagtgccgcagagctgagcgaaactggcgcaagtcaaaactccaggttcattatgaaatgtataagggggagttgtacgcttacaaccagatcttatgcagaacaagggaaaggtacttctctgaaatcattggaagttgcagcagcaactctcgtgtcctgttcacaacagtaaacagattaactaaccctccaacccagctaccaatagaactggtttgcacacctaaatgtaatgagtttgctgtattttttaatgacaaggttcagggcattaaaaaagctatcaactccacaacacataactatcgaacggccccctactcactctaagctgactcactttgtacctgtcactgaccaaactgtccaagagaccatcacccgtctgagcttgtctacatgctgccttgatgtgttacccactagatttctaaagtctgtcctgaacagtgtgttgccatcaattactcaaatagttaacatgtctcttcaatctggaatatttccagaggccttaaaaactgcagtcattaaacctctcctgaagaaaagcggtcttgatcccactgtactgaataattacagacctatctctaatctgccatttttaggaaaagtccttgaaaaagttgtctaccaacagctcactgattttctcttattaaacaattcatttgatgttttccagtcaggttttagaccccatcatagcacagaaactgctcttatcgaggtaaccaacgacatccgcctgaacactgatgatggcaaagtcactgtcttaatcctgctagacctgagtgctgcctttgatactgttgatcatgggatccttttgcacagactccaagactgggttggcatctctggatctgccctaagttggctcaagtcttatctggaagacaggaaatattttgttgaaattgggagttgtgtctcagactacatggccttgacttgtggtgtgccccagggatcgatcctgggaccccttctgttcaacctctacatgctgccactagggcagttaatacgcagtaataacatatcttatcacaactatgcagatgatactcagatctatgtgtcactgacaacaggtgaatatgggccggtggattcactcagccactgcctccaacagatcagtgcgtggatgcagaacaactttctccagctaaactcaaacaagaccgaagttattatttttggcccacagaaacaaagagaaagtgtcagcagctaccttcattctctttctctaaaaccctcaaatcaagtcagaaatctaggggtaatcatggactctgacctgaactttaacagccatatcaagtcagtaacatcagcggcattttaccatctgaaaaacattgccaaaatcaaaaacatagtgtcaaagccagacctggagatacttattcatgcatttgtctccagtaggttagactactgtaacggcctgctcaccggcctctccaaacgagctgtaaaacagcttcagtacatccagaatgctgctgctcgagtcctgaccagaaccaggaagtatgatcacattagtcctgtgctcaggtctctgcactggctccctgtacctcaaagaatagacttcaaagcagctctgcttgtgtacaagtctctccatggccgagcaccaaagtacatctctgacatgttagtgccatatgaaccatctcgtactctgaggaccactggggccggcctcctgttgattcccagagtcaaaactaaacaaggggaatcagcagTCAGAGGAGACTGTATCATTCCCTTCAGAAAAAGCGCTTTTGGTCAGACCGCTTTTTCTGTTAGAGCTGCTACTGAGTGGAACTTCACACCTGTTAGtatcagaaatcaaaacacatatCATTTATTCAAGacacaattaaagaaatggctCATTGACAATCAGAGCTGTCAACACTGAGTACATTTCCTCTCACTGATCCTCATTACTGTCATGTCTTTTATGTGCACGTatgttcttacatttttctgtttttgtattgttttatcattaatttgattttaggtTAACTGcttattttattgaatgcattgtttaatatatatatgtaatgttatgtaaatatgtaattttactttgatcttttagggtgatttttaacatcttcccagggactgcagatgaaaaatagccctttggctaactctggcatattgacagaaatgtttattaatatgcgctgtcccccctattcaaataaatgactaaaaaaagcgtttcaatattctgcagctaaaatctggaacagcctccctgaagtcgtaagacaggcgtcttctgtgttcatgttcaaatctagacttaaaacatttctgtttagccgtgtatatgactgaaaggtcctatctgcacttttctttcctttccttcctttatttttaaatcaattttcaattattatttttttttctttttcttttcttttaaagtaaattttacgttgattatttctatgatgtattgtgattttaatgcatttttctgttttgtgaagcaccttgaattactttgtgtacgaattgtgctatacaaataaacttgccttgccttgccattAGCGATCACACCCTAGAGGTGGTGGACGGGTTCACATACCTCGGCTCCACAAGCTCCAGCAACCTATCCTCAACGTGAGGATAGGCAAAGGATAGTGGCAGGCAGTGGCCTCATGGGGCACAATAAAAAAGCCAAGAAGCCCTCAGTTGGTCATGGGTAGCATTTGGCCAGTGGATTCGCCCACTTCCTGTTGCACACAGGAACTTTTAACAGGAGTTCGTTCGGTCACTCATGACTTCATACTGGCTTCAGATCTGGatgagaaggggggggggggcaagatgGCAACCGCATGTAAGAAACTTCTGTGAGTTCTTAAAACTTGGAATTTGctgcacaaactgtttttttcgcTAACCTTTTGgcttgaaacaaaaaacaaaagttgtgcCGTGAAGATTCTTCAAATTAATCTTTCAAATCCTAAACTAACAATGATgaagaaatcaaaagaaaaacgtGGCTCACTCAACCGCAGCAGCTCTTCGGAAAATATGGAAGTGGATGCTTCTGAGGAGAAACGACACATCAACAAACCCATTCCTATGCATGTCAAATGAAGGATGATGAAGAATGCACTTCAATGCCAAATACATCTGTGAAACATCCCCCCAAGAAGGTGAGAGGAGAAGAACAGCAAAATAATCCTGATAAAAGCGCTGCAACTGAGCCGACTTTGTCTGAG
Proteins encoded in this region:
- the stoml2 gene encoding stomatin-like protein 2, mitochondrial; translation: MLRTLCRTGGAILLQAQRPAPRLLVTPVQQRWASSLPMNTVILFVPQQEAWVVERMGRFHRILEPGLNFLIPLLDRIRYVQSLKEIVIDVPEQSAVSLDNVTLQIDGVLYLRILDPFKASYGVEDPEYAVTQLAQTTMRSELGKLTLDKVFRERESLNSNMVHSINQASDEWGIRCLRYEIKDIHVPPRVKESMQMQVEAERKKRATVLESEGSREAAINVAEGRKRAQILASEGEKAEQINKAAGEAQAVIAKAEAKAKAIRMLSEALTEQNGNAAASLSVAEQYVSAFSNLAKQSNTILLPSNTGDISGMVSQAMTIYSTLSKTSQKLPPKELQEKTEEPLNHLESSEEQRTP